The Carassius auratus strain Wakin chromosome 27, ASM336829v1, whole genome shotgun sequence genome includes a region encoding these proteins:
- the cldn11a gene encoding claudin-11a, producing MANTCLQFTGFVMSFLGWIGLIIATATNEWVVTCKYNMNTCKKMDELEAKGLWADCVISTALYHCITLTQILELPAYIQTSRALMVTASILGLPAVALVLMSMSCINLGSEPESAKNKRSVLGGTIILLTAFCGVVSTVWFPIGAHHERGLMSFGFSLYSGWVGTALCLLGGCMITCCSVDTPATYTDNNRFYYSKQGPTHSGPASTNHAKSAHV from the exons ATGGCAAATACTTGCTTACAGTTCACAGGCTTTGTGATGAGTTTTCTTGGTTGGATCGGGCTTATCATCGCCACTGCCACTAATGAATGGGTAGTCACTTGTAAATATAACATGAACACCTGTAAGAAGATGGATGAACTTGAGGCCAAAGGTTTGTGGGCAGACTGTGTGATCTCTACTGCGCTGTATCACTGCATCACACTCACCCAGATTCTCGAGCTACCAG CGTACATCCAGACATCTCGAGCGTTAATGGTCACAGCATCGATTCTGGGATTGCCTGCTGTCGCGCTCGTGCTCATGTCCATGTCCTGTATTAACCTCGGAAGTGAACCAGAAAGCGCCAAGAACAAACGATCAGTGCTCGGAGGAACCATAATACTGCTGACTG CTTTTTGCGGCGTCGTCTCCACTGTGTGGTTTCCCATCGGGGCCCATCATGAGAGGGGGTTGATGTCCTTCGGCTTCTCGCTGTATTCGGGGTGGGTGGGCACTGCACTTTGTTTGCTGGGAGGCTGTATGATCACCTGCTGTTCAGTGGACACCCCTGCTACTTACACTGACAACAATCGGTTCTACTACTCCAAACAGGGCCCCACTCATTCCGGCCCCGCATCCACTAACCACGCCAAAAGTGCCCATGTTTAA